One genomic segment of Anaerosporomusa subterranea includes these proteins:
- a CDS encoding sensor domain-containing diguanylate cyclase — protein MPVVDISTVIIVLILGHCLSIFFLAFDLFQYETTKYDYLFLLGRALQAIAWGLIVAREVLPIWLSFSVGNSVLFLGWMMESLAVISLKYVVTTRCTAVYASIVAFSQLALWPIFGMEQTVAVLVASFLSAFMFLIPGRVLLFSRHRSSPLQKILGAMYCLCCSAVLWRGVDVWIQGGYRLFAAKPSQVVPLLALGGLLLIGCLGYVLVKKEKLSREMKTYADTDLLTNLYNRRAFLLLANQLIKSAIRKNESVALMIIDIDHFKRINDRYGHGVGDGIIANLAQVMRVNMRQSDIACRYGGEEFVILLPDCDKTTAVQAAERLRLAVERATPDFIFYTVSIGVSAATGKQIRLENVINQADMAMYKAKDMGRNRVQSE, from the coding sequence ATGCCTGTCGTAGATATCAGCACAGTCATTATTGTATTGATTCTAGGTCACTGTCTCTCTATCTTTTTTTTGGCATTTGATCTTTTCCAATATGAAACCACAAAGTACGATTATCTGTTTCTATTGGGAAGAGCCCTGCAAGCGATTGCATGGGGGCTGATCGTGGCGAGAGAAGTCTTGCCAATCTGGCTTTCCTTCTCTGTCGGTAACAGTGTTTTGTTTTTGGGTTGGATGATGGAGTCGCTAGCTGTCATCTCTTTGAAGTATGTTGTAACAACTCGCTGCACTGCTGTGTATGCGAGCATTGTCGCTTTTTCGCAACTGGCACTGTGGCCTATTTTTGGCATGGAGCAGACCGTGGCAGTGCTTGTTGCTTCTTTTCTCTCCGCTTTTATGTTCTTAATTCCAGGGAGAGTGTTATTGTTTTCGCGACACAGATCTTCACCCCTGCAAAAAATATTAGGAGCAATGTATTGTCTTTGCTGTTCTGCTGTACTGTGGAGGGGCGTAGATGTGTGGATACAGGGTGGCTATCGTCTCTTTGCCGCCAAACCATCGCAGGTTGTTCCTTTACTGGCGCTTGGAGGCTTACTGCTGATCGGCTGCCTAGGCTATGTGCTGGTAAAAAAGGAAAAACTAAGCCGGGAGATGAAAACATACGCCGACACGGATCTTCTGACCAACCTCTATAATCGCCGTGCGTTTTTGCTGTTAGCTAATCAATTGATCAAGTCGGCAATTCGCAAGAATGAAAGTGTTGCTTTAATGATCATCGATATTGATCATTTTAAACGAATAAATGATAGGTACGGTCATGGCGTTGGCGACGGAATTATCGCCAACCTAGCTCAGGTGATGCGGGTAAATATGCGACAGTCAGATATTGCCTGCCGCTATGGCGGCGAAGAGTTTGTGATTCTACTGCCTGATTGTGATAAAACCACTGCTGTTCAGGCTGCAGAGCGATTGCGCCTGGCAGTTGAAAGGGCAACCCCCGACTTCATCTTCTATACGGTAAGTATTGGCGTTTCCGCTGCCACCGGCAAGCAGATTCGGCTGGAGAACGTCATTAACCAGGCGGATATGGCGATGTACAAAGCGAAAGATATGGGTAGAAACCGCGTGCAAAGCGAATGA
- a CDS encoding RraA family protein yields MSNAGFRIFKKVNRPDKDLIEQFKGLPVANIADEMNRFSCVDARIKRVNSTPLLGPALTVKARIGDNMMFHKALDLAQPGDVIVVDVQGDLVNSLTGEIMMRQALKKGLAGIVIDGAVRDVEALQVMDMAIYAAGVTPKGPFKDGPGEINVPVSCGGVVVNPGDILVGDADGIVVIRPQDAPVIAKKARAKQAKEQDTFKAIEAGTLDRSMYSDEVFLKKGCEIIDDYYK; encoded by the coding sequence ATGTCAAATGCCGGATTCCGAATTTTTAAGAAGGTCAATCGTCCTGACAAAGATCTAATCGAGCAGTTTAAGGGGTTACCGGTAGCTAATATTGCTGATGAAATGAACCGATTTAGTTGCGTGGACGCGCGGATTAAACGGGTAAACAGCACTCCGCTGCTAGGTCCGGCTCTTACCGTTAAAGCACGAATCGGTGATAATATGATGTTTCACAAAGCATTGGATTTAGCTCAACCCGGAGACGTCATTGTGGTGGATGTGCAAGGCGATTTGGTTAACTCGCTCACCGGTGAAATCATGATGCGCCAGGCGCTTAAGAAAGGATTGGCCGGAATCGTCATCGACGGTGCCGTGCGTGATGTGGAGGCCTTGCAGGTAATGGATATGGCGATTTATGCCGCTGGTGTTACGCCCAAAGGGCCGTTTAAGGACGGCCCCGGAGAAATCAATGTACCGGTGAGCTGTGGTGGTGTCGTGGTAAACCCTGGCGACATCCTGGTAGGGGATGCTGATGGCATTGTGGTCATCAGACCGCAAGATGCTCCGGTAATTGCTAAGAAAGCTAGGGCCAAGCAGGCAAAAGAGCAGGACACTTTTAAAGCAATCGAGGCAGGTACGCTGGACCGGTCGATGTATTCAGACGAGGTGTTCCTAAAGAAGGGCTGCGAAATTATCGACGACTACTATAAATGA
- a CDS encoding Tm-1-like ATP-binding domain-containing protein: MAKVVLLGTLDTKGQEFQYIRDIITGAGLGTVTVDAGVKGSPYFTPDIDNAAVAEAGGTSLFELQAKDDRGLAMAVMTRGAAKVVSELYENGEVAGIISLGGSAGTTIGTTAMQALPVGVPKVMVSTLASGDTRPYVGVKDICMMYSVVDISGLNSLSRQILANAAHAVAGMVKGGAPPVAAEKPLLAATMFGVTTPCVTKAREYLEDQGYEVLVFHATGTGGQAMEDLIDAGFIKGVLDVTTTEWADELVGGVLAAGPHRLEAAGKAGIPQVVSVGALDMVNFGPMDTIPEKFKTRKFYPHNPTVTLMRTTQTECVELGKIISGKINAAKGPTALFLPLKGVSLIDVAGKPFYGPEEDAALFDTLRQTIDRNSVELIELDMDINDDEFALAMAKKLVSMLKQ, translated from the coding sequence GTGGCTAAGGTAGTGCTGTTAGGTACGCTGGATACCAAGGGACAGGAGTTTCAGTACATCAGAGACATTATTACAGGCGCCGGTCTTGGTACTGTCACTGTGGATGCGGGTGTGAAGGGATCGCCGTATTTTACTCCTGACATTGACAATGCCGCGGTTGCCGAAGCTGGTGGAACAAGCTTATTTGAACTGCAGGCCAAGGATGACCGGGGCTTGGCCATGGCGGTTATGACACGAGGTGCGGCCAAAGTGGTCAGCGAACTGTACGAGAATGGCGAAGTGGCAGGCATCATTAGCCTGGGCGGCAGCGCCGGTACGACTATTGGCACAACGGCAATGCAGGCTCTGCCTGTGGGAGTTCCTAAGGTGATGGTTTCTACTCTGGCATCTGGCGATACCAGGCCGTACGTAGGGGTTAAAGACATTTGCATGATGTATTCTGTTGTCGACATCTCCGGACTTAACAGTCTGTCGCGGCAGATTTTGGCGAATGCGGCGCATGCTGTCGCCGGGATGGTCAAAGGTGGCGCGCCGCCTGTCGCTGCAGAAAAGCCACTTCTGGCGGCCACCATGTTCGGTGTGACCACTCCTTGTGTGACCAAAGCAAGGGAATATTTAGAGGATCAGGGCTATGAAGTATTGGTATTCCATGCCACAGGTACAGGCGGCCAGGCGATGGAAGACCTTATCGATGCCGGGTTCATCAAAGGCGTGTTAGACGTGACGACTACCGAATGGGCGGATGAATTGGTCGGCGGTGTGCTGGCAGCCGGTCCGCATCGTCTGGAGGCGGCTGGCAAGGCAGGTATTCCGCAGGTTGTATCAGTTGGCGCTCTTGATATGGTCAATTTTGGCCCGATGGACACCATACCGGAAAAATTCAAAACAAGGAAGTTTTATCCGCATAATCCGACTGTAACGCTGATGCGTACGACCCAAACAGAGTGTGTTGAGCTAGGTAAAATTATTAGCGGGAAAATCAATGCAGCCAAAGGCCCAACAGCGCTATTCCTACCTCTCAAGGGCGTATCTCTGATTGATGTGGCAGGCAAGCCCTTTTACGGTCCGGAGGAAGACGCCGCTTTATTTGATACACTGCGGCAGACGATTGACCGGAATAGCGTAGAGCTAATTGAACTGGATATGGATATCAATGACGATGAGTTTGCTCTGGCCATGGCGAAGAAACTGGTCAGCATGTTAAAGCAGTAA
- a CDS encoding tripartite tricarboxylate transporter permease, translating into MDTLGYLLLGFDTATSGWNLLYALIGVTFGQFVGVLPGLGPVAGTALLLPLTFGMSPVSAVIMLAGIYYGAMYGGTITSVLINTPGESASLMTCVDGYPLARQGRAGTALGVAAIGSFIGGLFSLFALILVGPVIAKYALKFGPPEYFALVVVGLALLIGLMGKSLVRGLISALFGLTLAFIGMDQLTGTIRFAFGEAHLEDGFEFISIAMGLFGLSEVFTTAEENLNAQAQKPPKIQNMLPRRDEWIPTLKAILRGSGIGMLLGLVPGTNSTISTILSYTVEKKVAKDPSRFGKGAIEGVAGPETANNAFAGAALIPLFTLGIPSSPAIAVLLGAFIMHGLTPGPTLMQKNPEFVWGVIASMFIGNLILLIMNLPLANAWARITMVPFKILLPNIIIIMIIGAYSLSNSIFDVAAMLAFGILGYLMKKVEFPLAPVLLSFVLGKILESSLLKSLTIFSGSFMPFFQRPIAATLLAIAFAIIAFSLYFGRKEKGAEAEM; encoded by the coding sequence GTGGACACTTTAGGATATTTATTGCTGGGGTTTGATACAGCGACTAGTGGCTGGAACTTATTGTATGCCTTGATCGGTGTAACCTTCGGCCAGTTTGTCGGCGTATTGCCAGGGCTAGGGCCTGTAGCCGGCACTGCTCTTCTCCTGCCTCTTACATTTGGCATGTCGCCGGTTTCGGCGGTAATTATGTTGGCAGGCATCTATTACGGCGCCATGTATGGCGGAACTATCACCTCGGTACTCATTAATACCCCCGGTGAGTCAGCTTCACTCATGACTTGCGTAGACGGCTACCCCCTAGCTCGTCAAGGACGAGCCGGAACTGCGCTGGGTGTTGCCGCGATCGGGTCGTTTATTGGCGGATTATTTTCTCTCTTCGCTCTCATTCTGGTGGGACCGGTAATTGCCAAGTACGCGCTTAAATTTGGACCGCCTGAGTATTTTGCTTTGGTTGTTGTCGGCTTAGCGTTATTGATAGGCCTAATGGGTAAATCACTAGTTCGAGGGCTGATCTCAGCGCTCTTTGGTTTAACCCTGGCGTTCATTGGCATGGATCAGTTAACAGGAACAATTCGATTTGCTTTTGGCGAGGCACACTTAGAAGATGGCTTTGAGTTTATATCCATTGCAATGGGGCTATTTGGTCTGTCGGAGGTATTTACCACTGCTGAAGAAAATTTAAATGCTCAAGCCCAAAAGCCTCCTAAAATTCAGAATATGCTGCCCAGACGCGATGAGTGGATTCCCACGCTAAAGGCTATTTTGAGAGGCAGCGGCATAGGTATGCTGCTGGGTCTGGTTCCGGGGACCAACTCAACGATTTCTACCATACTGAGTTACACTGTAGAGAAAAAGGTGGCTAAAGATCCGTCGCGTTTCGGCAAAGGCGCCATAGAAGGAGTTGCCGGGCCAGAAACGGCAAACAATGCATTCGCCGGAGCCGCGCTGATACCGTTGTTTACATTAGGTATCCCTAGTTCCCCCGCCATCGCAGTATTGCTCGGAGCGTTCATCATGCATGGGCTTACGCCAGGCCCGACGCTGATGCAGAAGAATCCTGAATTTGTCTGGGGTGTTATTGCTAGTATGTTTATCGGCAATCTCATACTACTTATAATGAATTTGCCGCTGGCAAACGCATGGGCCAGGATTACCATGGTTCCCTTTAAGATTTTACTGCCGAACATTATCATTATCATGATTATTGGGGCATACAGCCTCAGCAACAGCATTTTTGATGTTGCAGCCATGCTGGCATTCGGCATTCTGGGTTATTTAATGAAAAAGGTAGAGTTTCCTTTAGCGCCGGTCTTGCTGTCTTTTGTCCTAGGTAAGATATTAGAGTCTTCCCTGCTTAAGTCCCTAACGATTTTTAGCGGCAGCTTTATGCCGTTCTTTCAGCGGCCAATCGCGGCAACGCTATTAGCCATTGCTTTTGCGATTATAGCTTTCAGCCTGTATTTTGGACGCAAAGAGAAGGGCGCCGAGGCGGAAATGTAA
- a CDS encoding tripartite tricarboxylate transporter TctB family protein, giving the protein MKNIEVYVSAFFILVGGVFFYQASEMQYFSEYGPGPGLLPMWVTGFMVLLAAVNLVMSLKRNNTHFAELMPKGTDLMNLITCIGSFILFMLIVEHVGFAVSSILMLFILFLRGYKWYWGLGMSIVVTGVSLFIFGSVLGIPLPVNQFGW; this is encoded by the coding sequence TTGAAAAATATTGAAGTATATGTAAGCGCTTTTTTCATTCTGGTTGGCGGTGTGTTTTTTTACCAGGCATCTGAAATGCAGTATTTTAGTGAATATGGTCCCGGGCCCGGGCTGCTGCCAATGTGGGTTACAGGGTTCATGGTTCTTCTCGCTGCAGTTAATCTCGTTATGTCACTAAAAAGAAATAATACTCATTTTGCGGAGCTTATGCCAAAAGGCACAGATTTAATGAATTTAATAACCTGTATCGGCTCCTTTATTCTGTTTATGCTTATTGTCGAGCATGTCGGGTTTGCTGTTTCCAGTATTCTCATGCTGTTTATCTTGTTCTTGCGCGGGTATAAATGGTATTGGGGACTAGGTATGTCTATCGTGGTAACGGGCGTCTCATTATTTATCTTCGGCTCAGTTTTAGGTATTCCATTACCTGTCAATCAATTTGGATGGTAA
- a CDS encoding tripartite tricarboxylate transporter substrate binding protein, with product MKKMLVIITVLMLVMGTIAGCGGKDSAAPKASAPKSDYPNKPITIIISFAAGGGTDLGARTLVPFLEKELGVPIVIENKPGANGWIGYSDLLKAKPDGYTLGYFNTPGLVQGELNPSVKRPGYESFDYIANHVIDPAVIAVRADEKRFTNLKEMVEYAKTHELTATSNGVGSSNHLAVLTINEKMGVKIKPVQFGGASESLTAVLGGHVDLFTVKVGEILEPMREGQFKVLGVMTKERNPQIPTVPTFKEALGVEVINYTTRGLGAPKGLDSQVLAKLQTVVGNAMKNPDHVEKMKKMGLVVDGRTGEDYKKLVTEEEQALRSLVHLLGWKK from the coding sequence ATGAAAAAGATGCTTGTGATTATAACGGTGCTTATGTTGGTTATGGGGACAATTGCCGGCTGCGGCGGTAAAGATTCGGCGGCTCCAAAAGCGAGTGCGCCGAAGAGCGACTATCCTAATAAGCCGATTACTATCATTATATCTTTTGCCGCAGGCGGAGGAACTGACTTGGGCGCTCGCACTTTAGTTCCCTTTCTAGAAAAAGAGCTGGGAGTACCGATAGTGATTGAAAACAAACCGGGGGCAAATGGTTGGATAGGCTATTCTGATCTGCTAAAAGCCAAACCGGATGGTTATACGCTCGGATACTTCAATACCCCAGGATTGGTTCAGGGTGAACTAAATCCTTCTGTAAAAAGACCTGGTTATGAAAGCTTTGACTACATTGCAAATCATGTTATTGACCCTGCGGTTATCGCTGTCCGGGCTGATGAAAAACGGTTTACAAATCTTAAAGAAATGGTGGAGTACGCCAAGACTCACGAGTTGACTGCAACATCGAACGGAGTAGGCTCTAGCAACCATCTTGCTGTTTTGACAATTAATGAGAAAATGGGCGTAAAAATTAAGCCGGTTCAATTTGGTGGAGCCTCAGAATCGTTGACAGCTGTTCTTGGCGGCCATGTTGATCTGTTTACCGTAAAGGTAGGAGAAATCCTGGAGCCAATGCGAGAGGGACAGTTTAAAGTTTTGGGGGTCATGACGAAGGAGCGTAATCCGCAGATCCCCACTGTACCAACATTTAAAGAGGCGTTGGGAGTGGAAGTAATAAATTACACGACGAGAGGTCTTGGAGCTCCCAAAGGGCTGGATTCTCAAGTATTGGCAAAGCTCCAGACTGTTGTTGGCAACGCCATGAAAAATCCGGATCATGTTGAGAAAATGAAGAAAATGGGTCTTGTCGTTGACGGTCGTACGGGTGAAGACTATAAAAAGCTGGTAACGGAAGAAGAACAGGCATTAAGAAGCCTTGTACACCTATTAGGCTGGAAAAAATAA
- a CDS encoding phosphoenolpyruvate hydrolase family protein yields MAMTRSEILAKLRKQVAAGKPIIGAGAGTGISAKSAEAGGVDLMVIYNSGRYRMAGRGSLAGLMPYGDANAIVVEMASEVLPVVRNTPVLAGVCGTDPFRLMDVFLKQLKEIGFAGVQNFPTVGLIDGTFRQNLEETGMGYDLEVEMIAKAHALDMLTSPYVFNDEGAKKMTRAGADLLVAHMGLTTKGTIGAKTALTLDDCVKRIQSMHDAAKAINPDIMVICHGGPIAEPADAQYILAHTQGVVGFYGASSMERLPTEKAIAAQVREFTEMSFQ; encoded by the coding sequence ATGGCGATGACAAGAAGCGAGATATTGGCGAAACTGAGAAAACAGGTTGCGGCAGGAAAACCAATCATCGGCGCTGGCGCTGGTACCGGCATTTCGGCCAAAAGCGCTGAAGCTGGCGGTGTAGATCTGATGGTCATTTATAACTCTGGTCGCTATCGCATGGCGGGACGCGGTTCTTTGGCCGGATTAATGCCATACGGTGACGCCAATGCCATCGTAGTCGAGATGGCCAGTGAAGTACTGCCTGTTGTCCGCAATACGCCAGTGCTGGCCGGTGTTTGCGGCACAGACCCTTTCCGTCTAATGGATGTATTTTTGAAGCAACTGAAGGAAATCGGTTTTGCCGGCGTGCAGAACTTCCCAACAGTTGGCCTAATTGACGGCACCTTTCGGCAAAACTTAGAGGAGACTGGCATGGGCTATGATCTAGAAGTTGAAATGATTGCCAAAGCGCATGCCCTAGATATGTTGACCTCCCCCTATGTGTTCAATGACGAGGGTGCGAAAAAAATGACCAGAGCAGGCGCTGATCTGCTGGTAGCACACATGGGATTGACTACTAAAGGCACAATTGGTGCAAAGACGGCGTTGACGCTGGACGACTGCGTCAAACGTATTCAAAGCATGCATGATGCTGCGAAGGCAATTAATCCAGATATCATGGTGATCTGTCATGGCGGCCCGATTGCCGAGCCAGCTGATGCTCAATACATCCTAGCCCATACCCAAGGCGTTGTGGGTTTCTACGGCGCCTCCAGCATGGAACGCCTGCCGACCGAAAAAGCCATTGCCGCACAAGTGAGAGAGTTTACGGAAATGAGTTTTCAATAA
- a CDS encoding NAD(P)-dependent oxidoreductase — MQLKIGFIGFGEASFHIAKGLASEGLADIIAYDKFWDISPQSELIQKRAQEAGATLTPSLENLIATTEIVFSSVSANMVVPLAQASAPQLQPGQIYVDINSAGPDTKVKADAIVSPHALFVDAAVMGPVPTSGHRVPILASGAGAALFVEKMKPYGMNLTLLEGPAGKSSASKMFRSIFMKGFVALLLETIVAGHKYGIEDDVLASVEETLTAGPFLEVTNGLLARGAIHSERREHEMDEVIATLKGIDVDSTMSEATKAKLHWCTNLKLKEYFKGVPPKDFHEIFAAMK, encoded by the coding sequence ATGCAGCTGAAAATTGGTTTTATCGGCTTTGGCGAAGCTTCATTTCACATAGCCAAAGGTTTAGCCAGCGAAGGATTGGCTGATATCATAGCGTACGATAAGTTTTGGGATATTTCACCGCAGTCAGAACTCATTCAGAAGCGGGCTCAAGAGGCCGGAGCGACACTCACGCCTAGCCTGGAAAATTTGATCGCGACCACAGAGATTGTTTTTTCTTCGGTAAGCGCCAACATGGTAGTACCGCTTGCCCAAGCCAGCGCGCCACAGCTTCAGCCTGGACAAATCTATGTAGATATAAACTCCGCTGGTCCGGATACGAAAGTGAAAGCAGATGCGATTGTTTCCCCTCATGCCTTGTTTGTTGATGCAGCCGTCATGGGACCGGTTCCAACTAGCGGTCATAGAGTGCCCATACTGGCATCGGGCGCTGGCGCGGCTCTATTCGTTGAGAAGATGAAGCCTTATGGGATGAATCTTACCTTGCTGGAGGGCCCTGCTGGCAAGTCCTCGGCGTCGAAGATGTTCCGCAGCATATTTATGAAAGGCTTTGTTGCTTTATTGTTGGAGACGATAGTAGCCGGACATAAGTATGGAATCGAAGACGATGTCTTGGCATCGGTTGAAGAAACATTAACAGCAGGTCCGTTCCTGGAAGTAACAAATGGACTGCTCGCCAGAGGCGCAATTCACTCCGAACGCCGGGAGCATGAGATGGATGAGGTAATTGCGACACTTAAGGGTATTGACGTAGACAGCACGATGTCAGAGGCCACCAAGGCAAAACTCCATTGGTGTACCAATCTTAAGCTGAAGGAATACTTCAAAGGAGTTCCGCCCAAGGATTTTCATGAAATTTTCGCGGCAATGAAATAG
- a CDS encoding Ldh family oxidoreductase has protein sequence MSEKSIVTLDRLEKFCSEVLIKAGLELSDAAILTESLLCAELRGVSSHGVVRLSTYLNRIAAGVMDINSKMTIEKEFPASALLNANNGFGQIAGAKAMDIAVSKAKTSGASVVAVKNSNHFGVAAYFGLRAVRENMVGLVITNSSPAMTPYNTKTPLLGTNPLAIAIPAGEQKPIVLDMSTSVVARGKIRYASLVGEKIPLGWAVDSDGRPTEDAKAALKGSLEPIGGPKGAGLSLCIDLLCGVLTGTALTGEVINVTDTSGPSKTGHLFIAINVASFINPQFFAQNVDKVITHIKSLPSASGGQVYMPGEIEFNLEAKRLKEGIPLANDVLADLGRLAERYEVSKLI, from the coding sequence ATGAGTGAAAAATCAATCGTTACGCTTGATCGTTTAGAAAAGTTTTGCAGCGAAGTATTAATTAAAGCTGGATTAGAGCTGTCTGACGCAGCAATTCTCACTGAATCGCTGCTATGTGCAGAACTTCGCGGTGTCAGCTCTCACGGAGTAGTGAGGCTTTCTACTTACTTAAATCGAATTGCCGCCGGTGTGATGGATATAAACTCAAAGATGACCATTGAAAAGGAGTTTCCCGCCTCAGCCTTGCTCAATGCCAATAATGGCTTTGGCCAAATCGCGGGAGCGAAGGCGATGGATATCGCTGTTAGTAAAGCCAAAACTAGCGGTGCATCTGTCGTGGCAGTGAAAAATTCCAATCATTTTGGTGTTGCGGCTTACTTTGGCCTGCGGGCAGTAAGGGAGAATATGGTGGGTTTGGTTATCACTAATTCTTCGCCCGCGATGACCCCATATAACACCAAGACGCCACTACTGGGAACAAATCCGCTGGCGATCGCTATCCCTGCGGGTGAGCAGAAGCCGATTGTACTTGATATGTCCACCTCGGTGGTAGCTCGCGGCAAAATTCGCTATGCATCTCTCGTCGGCGAGAAAATACCGCTTGGCTGGGCGGTTGACTCCGACGGTAGACCGACCGAGGATGCCAAGGCAGCGCTGAAGGGAAGCCTGGAGCCCATCGGTGGACCAAAAGGAGCAGGTCTGTCCCTGTGCATTGATCTGCTATGCGGGGTGCTGACCGGCACCGCGTTAACCGGCGAAGTGATCAATGTCACCGATACGTCTGGCCCGTCAAAAACTGGACACCTGTTTATCGCCATCAATGTCGCCAGTTTTATCAATCCCCAGTTCTTCGCGCAAAATGTTGACAAGGTCATTACTCATATTAAGTCACTGCCGTCCGCTAGCGGCGGACAAGTGTATATGCCGGGAGAAATCGAGTTCAACCTGGAAGCAAAGCGGCTAAAAGAAGGTATTCCGTTAGCAAATGATGTGCTTGCAGACCTCGGCAGACTGGCTGAACGTTATGAGGTGTCGAAGTTAATTTAA
- a CDS encoding sigma-54-dependent Fis family transcriptional regulator, which produces MANILFLVSDDAMIKYAREVLAAGYPDIELETAFFTKAVELLPSRIAKGVEVVAARAGTALSIKQAQLNISVVEIPITSFDIMRVVHEDNLYAKDIAIVTYSEMILGIDSLAELLNSKFFQYTMRNNQNYESAVLEAFQDGAEVILGGARVVEAAKRLNIPASLIKIGKESLLQAAREAKQIQQALEIETAKRGFFSTILDYAYDGIVTIDKENTITAFNPAAQNILKVNKSKALGQPIEQIMPQLRLGTVSKTKQDDIHRIIDLNGVRIMCNKVPIIVNGKSFGAVATFQEISKIQQMEAIIRQEIYARGHIAKLHFSDVVGESTEMVTAIENATDFAATDFSILILGETGTGKEVFAQSIHNMSKRAKGPFVAINCAALPAQILESELFGYVSGAFTGASKEGKPGVFEVAHGGTIFLDEIAEMDYVNQGRLLRVLQEKTVVRLGSHKVLPVDVRIIAATNKDLDLLISENKFRDDLYYRLNVLSLELPPLRTRTTDIRLYANTFLQECSAGLSRKFSLSRDAMQCLEEYPWPGNIRELKNLIQRLTVTTKTAVIDRALLTPILKHNRTGSSPVPSRNSRLIDEIKTALAETKGNYSAAAKLLGIHRMTLRRRMQKLGIEY; this is translated from the coding sequence ATGGCAAATATACTATTTCTGGTGTCGGACGATGCAATGATAAAATATGCCAGAGAAGTCCTTGCAGCCGGCTACCCTGATATCGAACTTGAAACAGCATTTTTTACAAAAGCAGTTGAACTGTTGCCAAGCCGTATTGCCAAAGGAGTAGAGGTAGTTGCCGCCAGAGCTGGAACTGCTTTGTCGATCAAACAGGCTCAATTAAACATATCTGTCGTTGAAATTCCGATTACCAGCTTTGATATTATGCGTGTGGTTCACGAAGATAACTTATATGCAAAAGACATTGCAATTGTCACCTACTCTGAGATGATTTTGGGAATCGATTCTCTTGCCGAACTATTAAATTCAAAATTCTTCCAGTATACGATGAGGAATAACCAGAATTATGAATCAGCTGTATTAGAGGCTTTCCAAGACGGAGCAGAAGTCATTCTAGGCGGAGCTAGAGTAGTAGAAGCTGCTAAGCGTCTGAACATTCCTGCTTCTTTAATAAAAATAGGCAAAGAAAGTCTCTTGCAGGCAGCGCGCGAGGCAAAACAAATTCAACAGGCGCTAGAAATCGAAACCGCTAAGCGCGGTTTTTTCAGCACCATATTAGATTACGCCTATGACGGAATCGTAACAATTGATAAGGAGAATACCATTACTGCCTTCAATCCAGCTGCCCAAAACATTCTCAAAGTGAATAAGTCTAAGGCATTAGGACAACCAATTGAGCAGATTATGCCTCAGCTTCGTCTGGGGACTGTTTCTAAAACCAAACAAGATGATATCCACCGAATTATTGATCTAAATGGCGTCAGGATTATGTGCAATAAAGTTCCCATCATCGTTAACGGTAAATCATTTGGCGCTGTGGCTACTTTTCAGGAAATCAGCAAGATTCAACAGATGGAAGCGATCATCCGCCAAGAAATTTATGCTCGAGGCCATATTGCCAAACTCCATTTTTCCGATGTTGTCGGCGAGAGCACCGAAATGGTGACAGCAATTGAAAACGCTACAGATTTTGCCGCCACAGATTTCAGCATATTGATATTAGGCGAAACCGGCACTGGTAAAGAAGTGTTCGCCCAAAGCATTCACAATATGAGCAAACGAGCCAAAGGTCCATTTGTAGCGATAAACTGTGCTGCCTTACCGGCGCAAATTCTCGAGAGCGAATTGTTTGGCTATGTCAGCGGCGCCTTTACTGGCGCCAGCAAAGAGGGTAAGCCAGGTGTGTTCGAGGTCGCCCATGGCGGCACCATCTTTTTAGACGAAATTGCCGAAATGGACTATGTTAACCAAGGCAGATTATTACGAGTACTCCAGGAAAAAACCGTTGTCCGTTTAGGCAGCCACAAAGTGCTGCCTGTCGATGTACGCATCATTGCGGCAACAAACAAAGACTTGGATTTGCTAATTAGCGAAAACAAATTTCGCGATGATTTGTATTATCGTCTCAATGTGCTAAGCCTGGAGCTGCCGCCGCTTCGTACGCGAACAACAGACATCCGGCTATATGCAAATACGTTCTTACAGGAATGTTCTGCAGGTTTAAGCCGCAAATTCAGCCTCAGTCGCGACGCGATGCAGTGTCTTGAGGAATATCCTTGGCCGGGGAATATCCGCGAGCTAAAAAACCTGATCCAGCGCCTAACTGTTACCACGAAAACCGCTGTGATCGACCGCGCACTGTTGACACCAATTTTAAAACACAATAGAACCGGCTCATCGCCGGTTCCGTCTCGAAACAGCCGCTTAATAGATGAAATTAAAACTGCGCTTGCGGAAACCAAAGGCAATTACTCTGCCGCAGCGAAATTATTAGGTATTCATCGCATGACGTTGCGGCGGAGGATGCAAAAACTCGGCATCGAGTATTAA